From one Solanum stenotomum isolate F172 chromosome 12, ASM1918654v1, whole genome shotgun sequence genomic stretch:
- the LOC125848356 gene encoding uncharacterized protein LOC125848356, translated as MASAGKSVIQTLKRYLKKPWEITGPQSSPEYVSAVPKATEYRVTCPATAQAQAIIPNSNPDMIYDIKYFSRDQRRNRPPIRRTILKKADVEKMMKEKTFDIDDFPKPYLTAKVEEDDNAFGGGYQK; from the coding sequence ATGGCATCTGCAGGAAAATCAGTTATCCAAACTCTAAAACGCTACTTGAAGAAGCCATGGGAGATCACAGGGCCTCAATCGAGTCCAGAATATGTATCTGCCGTACCAAAAGCTACAGAGTACAGAGTTACCTGCCCTGCTACAGCACAAGCTCAAGCTATAATCCCCAACTCAAATCCcgatatgatatatgatatcaAGTACTTCTCTCGTGACCAGCGGCGTAATCGTCCTCCTATAAGGCGCACTATTCTTAAAAAAGCGGATGTTGAGAAGATGATGAAGGAGAAGACATTTGATATTGATGATTTTCCGAAACCCTATTTAACTGCTaaagttgaggaagatgatAATGCTTTTGGTGGTGGCTACCAGAAATGA
- the LOC125848354 gene encoding transcription factor TCP13-like codes for MITREVDTSDNTVTKIPKKSSSSSWTRFKDPRIVRVSRAFGGKDRHSKVLTVKGLRDRRVRLSVPTALQLYDLQDKLGLDQPSKVVDWLLNEAKHEIDELPPLQMPPIRDQTGLPLTGLRKDEEETLVASDEDKVKLDARNLDLKDNSNSNSNSNSFSFGLYQNNHSFQSVHSGSHHGVAVPHEYEEIQNFNVMAALPSTIYNMPLSSQVLVYPPAGLSQYFSNPHN; via the exons atgatTACTAGAGAAGTAGATACAAGTGATAATACTGTTACTAAGATTCcaaaaaaatcatcatcatcatcatggACAAGATTTAAAGATCCAAGGATCGTTCGTGTGTCACGAGCATTTGGGGGAAAAGATCGTCACAGCAAAGTTCTTACGGTGAAAGGGCTGAGGGATCGGAGAGTTAGGCTCTCCGTTCCCACAGCCCTTCAATTATATGATCTTCAAGACAAATTAGGGCTAGATCAACCAAGCAAAGTTGTTGATTGGTTGCTTAATGAAGCTAAGCATGAAATCGACGAATTACCTCCACTTCAAATGCCTCCAATAAGGGATCAGACCGGGTTGCCTCTGACCGGTCTGAGGAAGGACGAGGAGGAGACGTTGGTGGCGTCTGATGAGGATAAAGTGAAACTAGATGCGCGAAATCTTGACCTAAAGGACAATAGCAATAGCAATAGCAATAGCAACAGCTTCAGTTTTGGTCTTTATCAGAATAATCACTCCTTTCAATCAg TTCATTCCGGAAGTCATCATGGAGTAGCAGTACCACATGAATACGAAGAAATTCAAAACTTCAATGTTATGGCGGCCTTGCcttcaacaatttataataTGCCATTAAGTTCACAAGTTCTTGTGTATCCACCTGCAGGATTATCACAATATTTTTCCAATCCACATAATTAG